A single genomic interval of Mariprofundus sp. NF harbors:
- a CDS encoding ion transporter, translating into MRLDANSSKKAFAKRADRGPLRNLLNMMFFDVHTQLGRTVNLSITILIVVSVLVSMTGTMPDLEQIWVERVHQFEMIVTFVFAMEFVLRCYAARSARAYIFSFYGIVDMLAILPMLLIGDPNVAIRMLRILRLLKLVRYLRALRLFISSMRDTMEMLAMVLGSIGLGAILAGNLIYTIEPETFKSAFDGAWWGIVTMTTVGYGDVVPHTLAGRAVAVCLMVVGICMFAAVTGVVSIKIARAVHHGVKCQSCEKSMAPEFHYCPHCGYKQIDENEEEINPEGNRKQ; encoded by the coding sequence ATGCGGTTGGATGCCAATTCATCGAAAAAAGCTTTTGCCAAGAGGGCAGATAGAGGTCCGCTACGCAACCTCTTGAATATGATGTTTTTCGATGTGCATACCCAACTGGGACGCACTGTAAACTTAAGCATCACCATTTTGATTGTTGTCAGTGTGCTGGTTTCAATGACTGGGACCATGCCGGATCTTGAACAAATCTGGGTAGAGCGTGTTCATCAGTTTGAGATGATTGTCACCTTTGTTTTTGCCATGGAATTTGTTCTTCGCTGTTATGCGGCAAGAAGTGCCCGAGCCTATATTTTTAGTTTTTATGGCATCGTTGATATGCTGGCAATTCTGCCGATGTTATTGATTGGTGATCCGAATGTGGCCATCAGAATGCTCAGAATTCTGCGTCTGTTAAAGCTGGTGCGTTATCTGCGTGCCTTGCGCCTGTTTATATCGAGTATGCGTGACACGATGGAGATGCTGGCCATGGTGCTGGGTAGCATCGGACTGGGTGCCATACTCGCCGGAAACCTGATCTATACCATTGAGCCGGAGACCTTCAAAAGTGCCTTTGATGGTGCCTGGTGGGGTATCGTGACCATGACCACAGTCGGTTATGGTGATGTGGTGCCGCACACGCTGGCAGGACGTGCAGTGGCTGTCTGTCTGATGGTGGTGGGTATCTGTATGTTTGCTGCAGTGACCGGTGTGGTGTCGATTAAAATCGCCCGTGCTGTTCATCATGGCGTGAAGTGCCAGAGCTGTGAAAAGTCAATGGCTCCTGAGTTTCATTACTGCCCACATTGTGGTTACAAGCAGATTGATGAGAACGAAGAAGAGATCAACCCTGAGGGAAACAGAAAACAGTAA
- a CDS encoding DEAD/DEAH box helicase: MTTNEETQPTFSELNLHPDVLKGVQDVGYETPSPIQAQTIPLLLEGRDLVGQAQTGTGKTGAFALPLLSHIDLNKSTPQLLVLAPTRELAIQVAEAFQIYAKHMRGFHVLPIYGGQSYEIQLRALKRGVHVVVGTPGRVMDHMRRGTLNLGGLRALVLDEADEMLRMGFIDDVKWVLEQTPSDRQIALFSATMPPVIRKIAEQHLNSPEHVTVKTKTSTVETIRQRYLVAGGVRQKMDALTRILEAEPFDGMIIFVRTKSATEEIAEKLEARGFSASALNGDITQKTREATVNRLKKGQIDIIVATDVAARGLDVDRISHVINFDIPNDTEPYVHRIGRTGRAGRKGDAILFIAPREKRMLYAIERATKQTIEQYVMPTTEDINNKRIDEFKQRISDTLESSDGLELFAGIVEKYQAEHDVSAIEIAAALAKMAQGDKSLLLKDQPMRAVRERVERSDSRDESRGERRPRAERSSSSVSASDRASRRDKPVARTFSGPKPERGMARYRLEVGETHGVKPGNIVGAIANEMGLESEFIDKINIMDDHSTVDLPEGMPSELFKQFREIRVAGRTLDATCLSDSGSEGPSRPPAAKKRNIRPSGSRGGDRPPRRGNVVKGRGKPPRKS; this comes from the coding sequence ATGACTACAAATGAAGAAACTCAGCCTACATTCAGTGAGCTGAACCTACACCCGGACGTGCTTAAGGGCGTTCAAGATGTGGGATATGAAACACCATCTCCGATTCAGGCACAGACGATTCCACTGCTCTTAGAGGGCAGGGATCTTGTTGGCCAGGCACAGACGGGCACGGGCAAGACAGGCGCCTTTGCGCTGCCGCTGCTCTCCCATATCGATTTGAACAAAAGCACTCCGCAGCTGCTTGTGTTGGCACCAACACGTGAGCTTGCTATTCAGGTTGCCGAGGCGTTCCAGATCTATGCCAAGCATATGAGAGGCTTCCATGTGTTGCCGATCTACGGTGGTCAGAGCTATGAGATTCAGCTGCGTGCACTTAAACGTGGCGTACATGTTGTCGTCGGCACGCCCGGTCGTGTGATGGACCATATGCGTCGCGGCACACTCAATCTTGGTGGCCTGCGCGCTCTTGTTCTCGATGAAGCGGACGAGATGTTGCGCATGGGTTTCATCGATGATGTGAAGTGGGTTCTCGAACAGACTCCTTCAGATCGTCAGATCGCACTATTCTCCGCCACTATGCCACCGGTGATTCGCAAGATTGCTGAGCAGCATCTGAACAGTCCTGAACATGTTACCGTCAAGACGAAAACGTCGACAGTAGAAACGATTCGTCAGCGTTACCTTGTAGCTGGCGGCGTTCGTCAGAAGATGGATGCATTGACCCGTATTCTTGAGGCAGAGCCGTTTGATGGCATGATCATCTTTGTGCGCACCAAGTCTGCGACCGAAGAGATTGCTGAAAAGCTTGAAGCGCGAGGTTTCTCTGCATCAGCACTTAATGGTGATATCACCCAGAAAACACGTGAAGCGACTGTGAACCGACTGAAGAAGGGGCAGATCGATATTATTGTTGCTACAGATGTTGCAGCACGCGGTCTCGATGTGGATCGTATTTCGCATGTGATTAACTTTGATATCCCCAACGATACTGAGCCTTATGTTCATCGTATTGGCCGTACCGGTAGGGCAGGGCGCAAAGGTGATGCAATTCTTTTCATAGCCCCACGTGAAAAGCGCATGCTTTATGCGATTGAGCGGGCGACCAAGCAGACGATTGAGCAGTATGTCATGCCGACTACTGAAGATATCAACAACAAACGCATTGATGAATTCAAGCAGCGTATCAGTGACACACTGGAATCCAGTGATGGATTGGAGTTGTTTGCCGGTATCGTTGAAAAGTATCAGGCTGAACATGACGTTTCGGCTATTGAGATTGCAGCTGCACTGGCAAAAATGGCACAGGGTGATAAGTCTCTGCTGCTTAAGGATCAGCCTATGCGTGCAGTTCGTGAACGTGTCGAACGCAGTGATTCGCGTGATGAGAGTAGAGGCGAGAGAAGGCCAAGGGCTGAGCGTTCAAGTTCGTCTGTTAGTGCATCAGATCGTGCGTCGCGCAGGGACAAACCTGTAGCCAGAACCTTCAGCGGGCCAAAACCGGAGAGGGGCATGGCACGCTACCGCCTTGAAGTCGGTGAAACCCACGGTGTGAAACCGGGCAACATTGTAGGCGCTATCGCCAATGAGATGGGGCTGGAATCTGAATTTATTGATAAAATCAACATTATGGATGATCACAGTACCGTTGATTTGCCAGAGGGTATGCCCAGTGAACTGTTCAAGCAGTTCCGTGAGATCAGGGTTGCAGGTCGCACACTGGATGCCACATGCCTCAGCGATTCAGGCTCTGAGGGCCCATCAAGGCCACCTGCTGCCAAAAAAAGGAACATCAGGCCTTCGGGATCAAGGGGCGGTGATCGTCCTCCGCGTCGTGGTAATGTGGTGAAAGGCAGAGGTAAACCGCCACGCAAGTCATAG
- a CDS encoding DUF1456 family protein codes for MTENNILKKITIANNLKHFEIKEIFELGGFEFSSSQIKAFMAGSQNKNYEKLSEEQFEGFLNGFILYSRGPVDEPTLLPRTIESFIIGLIESGNTGAIEEIRCLIEDVNDEIGTAD; via the coding sequence ATGACCGAAAACAATATTCTCAAGAAAATCACCATCGCCAACAACCTCAAACATTTCGAGATCAAAGAGATCTTCGAGCTTGGCGGCTTCGAATTCAGTAGCAGTCAGATCAAGGCATTTATGGCCGGATCACAAAACAAGAACTACGAGAAACTCTCTGAAGAGCAGTTTGAAGGTTTCCTCAACGGCTTCATTCTCTACTCCCGTGGCCCGGTGGATGAACCCACCCTGCTGCCGCGCACCATCGAAAGCTTCATCATCGGACTTATCGAGTCAGGCAACACAGGTGCTATCGAAGAGATTCGCTGCCTGATTGAAGATGTGAATGATGAGATCGGAACTGCTGATTAG
- a CDS encoding PAS domain S-box protein gives MAFEWGRYPEMVKSEEVADMSHLQAAIKAEQVSLLFKAMASSSIATTINASILTLMLWDVIRHDYLIAWLAVLLFITLGRLLHSHYFQRDQAKVQNSQRWEISFLAGTTLAALSWGCASLLLFADQSVVHQVFLAFVVGGMCAGAITSLSPQKLPILIYLSLSLLPLSLRFVMEATPMAYAMGFMLFLFWIILVISSLRIHHQITQNISLRLESQHQKDELEKSEGRFRELFENNKCVELVIDPDTGAIIAANRAAELFYGYSQDQLMSMSISAINSLSSEEIAVEMQHAKSEGRSHFIFKHRLASGEVKDVEVYSGPLHWNGEQVLYSIIHDITARIKAEDQLRKLSQAIEQAGESIIITDREGIIEYVNPAFSIITGHTAEEVMGESPRLLKSGRQSSEFYDELWQTILSGEVWKRSLIERRKDGSLYPASMSIAPIFNEAHEITHFVGIQQDMSDHEELENKFRQAQKMEAIGTLVGGIAHDFNNMLGGMTGNLYLAKKRMVDFPDVVHRLEVVESLSYRASDMIKQLLMFARKGVLEMRPFGLTSFIKEVSKINEVSIPENISFKTRFCLEELVVNGDATQLHQALINLLNNARDAVASVAEPQVSLSLDEFEADAEFSHLHPSMSGTRFARLTVSDNGCGISKEQQEHIFEPFYTSKEVGTGTGLGLAMVYGAIESHGGIVEVESTPGEGSSFYIYLPLLEEKQSVISPEDCDAIISGQGETILVVDDNADIRMSTKEVLESIGYNVLEASDGLEAVEIFSTSHRVISCVLMDVVMPRLGGVKAVERMCGIDPDVKVIFTTGYDKEDALKGEMPSSDYLILSKPCHIEMLSRVIREQLDA, from the coding sequence ATGGCATTTGAGTGGGGTAGATATCCTGAGATGGTGAAGAGCGAAGAGGTTGCTGACATGTCACATCTGCAAGCGGCAATAAAAGCCGAGCAGGTCTCTCTTCTGTTTAAGGCAATGGCCTCCTCTTCCATTGCGACTACCATTAACGCATCGATATTAACGCTCATGTTGTGGGATGTTATCAGGCACGACTATCTGATCGCATGGCTCGCTGTCCTGCTGTTTATCACATTGGGCCGACTGCTTCACAGCCACTATTTTCAACGTGATCAAGCTAAAGTCCAAAACTCTCAGCGTTGGGAGATATCTTTTTTAGCAGGAACCACGCTGGCGGCTTTGAGCTGGGGCTGCGCATCACTACTTCTGTTTGCCGACCAGTCTGTAGTACATCAGGTGTTTCTCGCCTTTGTGGTAGGTGGCATGTGCGCCGGGGCGATCACCTCACTCTCCCCACAAAAACTCCCCATTCTCATTTATCTATCTCTGAGCCTTTTGCCTCTCTCCCTCCGCTTTGTCATGGAGGCAACGCCTATGGCTTATGCCATGGGTTTTATGCTTTTCCTGTTTTGGATTATTCTGGTTATCAGTTCGCTAAGGATTCACCATCAAATTACTCAAAATATCTCGCTCAGGCTTGAGAGTCAGCATCAGAAAGATGAGCTGGAAAAGAGTGAGGGGCGATTCAGAGAGCTGTTTGAGAACAACAAGTGTGTGGAACTGGTTATTGATCCCGATACTGGAGCCATTATTGCCGCCAACAGAGCTGCGGAACTATTTTACGGTTACAGCCAGGATCAACTCATGTCGATGTCGATTTCTGCTATCAACAGTCTCTCTTCTGAAGAGATTGCGGTTGAGATGCAGCATGCAAAATCAGAGGGGCGAAGTCATTTCATCTTTAAACACAGGCTTGCTTCTGGAGAGGTAAAAGATGTTGAGGTCTATTCAGGTCCCTTGCACTGGAATGGAGAGCAGGTTCTCTACTCGATTATTCATGATATCACTGCCCGTATAAAAGCCGAAGATCAACTACGCAAACTATCTCAGGCTATCGAGCAGGCCGGCGAATCAATTATCATTACCGACAGAGAGGGGATCATTGAATATGTGAACCCGGCGTTTTCAATCATTACAGGTCATACTGCTGAGGAGGTCATGGGAGAGAGCCCGAGACTGCTTAAAAGTGGCAGGCAGAGTTCAGAGTTTTACGACGAGTTGTGGCAGACAATTTTGAGTGGCGAGGTATGGAAACGTTCACTGATTGAACGTCGTAAGGATGGCAGCCTCTATCCGGCATCGATGTCGATTGCTCCGATCTTCAATGAGGCCCATGAAATCACCCATTTTGTCGGTATCCAGCAGGATATGAGTGATCATGAGGAGCTGGAGAACAAGTTCCGGCAGGCCCAGAAGATGGAGGCGATCGGTACGCTTGTGGGTGGTATTGCCCATGATTTTAATAATATGCTGGGAGGCATGACCGGCAACCTCTATCTGGCCAAGAAACGCATGGTAGATTTTCCTGATGTGGTACACAGGCTGGAGGTTGTCGAGAGTCTGAGTTACAGGGCTTCAGATATGATCAAACAGCTGCTGATGTTTGCGCGCAAGGGTGTGCTGGAGATGCGACCTTTTGGCCTGACCTCATTTATTAAAGAGGTATCCAAGATCAATGAAGTCAGTATTCCTGAAAACATCTCATTCAAGACCCGCTTCTGTCTGGAGGAGTTGGTGGTCAATGGTGATGCCACGCAGCTGCATCAGGCGTTGATCAATCTTCTGAACAATGCCCGTGATGCTGTTGCTTCGGTTGCTGAACCGCAGGTCTCTCTCTCTCTTGATGAGTTTGAGGCAGATGCTGAGTTCTCACATCTGCATCCATCTATGAGCGGTACCCGGTTTGCAAGGCTGACAGTCAGTGATAACGGTTGCGGTATCAGCAAAGAGCAGCAGGAGCATATCTTCGAACCATTTTATACCTCAAAGGAGGTTGGTACAGGCACAGGCCTTGGTCTGGCCATGGTTTATGGTGCGATTGAAAGTCATGGTGGCATCGTTGAAGTGGAGAGCACTCCCGGTGAGGGCTCCTCATTTTATATCTATCTGCCGCTGCTGGAGGAGAAGCAGTCTGTAATCAGCCCTGAAGATTGTGACGCTATTATCAGTGGCCAGGGTGAGACGATTCTTGTGGTCGATGATAATGCCGACATTCGAATGAGTACCAAAGAGGTGTTGGAGAGCATCGGTTACAACGTGCTGGAGGCATCCGATGGACTGGAAGCCGTTGAAATATTCAGCACCAGTCATCGTGTTATTTCGTGTGTGCTAATGGATGTGGTGATGCCACGGCTGGGTGGTGTGAAAGCGGTAGAGAGGATGTGTGGCATTGATCCGGATGTGAAAGTGATCTTTACAACCGGTTACGATAAAGAGGATGCATTGAAAGGGGAGATGCCATCCAGTGATTACCTGATTCTCTCCAAACCATGTCATATTGAGATGTTGAGCAGGGTGATTCGTGAGCAACTGGACGCTTAA
- the hemE gene encoding uroporphyrinogen decarboxylase, which produces MTELKNDLFLRACLRQDVERTPVWMMRQAGRYLAEYRATRARAGGFLNLCRSPELCSEVTLQPIDILDADAAILFSDILVVPEAMGMELTFGVGEGPKFPDPITCRADVEKLPVLDDPTKELGYVMDAVSTIRRDLNGRVPLIGFAGSPWTLATYMVEGGGSKNFSKVKAMAFNDPETMHLLLEKLADSVAAYLNGQIASGAQAVQIFDTWGGILNTRDYKEFSLQYMQRIVSQLTREHDGRKVPVILYSKGGMGWLEAMADTGCDVLGLDWSIDIDEAKARVGDRVALQGNMDPTMLYAKPERIRAEVKDILAKFGHGNGHVFNLGHGITPDVPPEHAIEFFKAVREESVQYHK; this is translated from the coding sequence ATGACTGAATTGAAAAATGATCTATTTTTGCGCGCCTGCCTGCGCCAGGATGTTGAGCGTACGCCGGTATGGATGATGCGCCAGGCTGGACGTTACCTTGCTGAATACAGGGCAACCCGAGCACGCGCTGGTGGTTTCCTGAATCTCTGCCGCTCACCTGAGCTGTGCTCCGAAGTAACCCTGCAGCCGATTGATATTCTTGATGCAGATGCTGCGATTCTCTTCTCCGATATTCTGGTTGTACCCGAAGCGATGGGCATGGAACTGACCTTTGGTGTCGGTGAAGGGCCTAAGTTCCCTGATCCAATCACCTGCCGTGCTGATGTAGAAAAACTGCCTGTATTGGATGATCCAACCAAAGAGTTGGGTTATGTGATGGATGCAGTGAGCACCATTCGGCGTGATCTCAATGGCCGCGTACCTCTGATCGGTTTTGCAGGCTCTCCGTGGACACTGGCGACCTACATGGTTGAGGGTGGCGGCTCCAAGAACTTCTCCAAAGTCAAAGCGATGGCATTCAATGATCCGGAAACTATGCATCTGCTGCTTGAGAAGCTAGCCGACTCTGTTGCCGCTTATCTCAATGGTCAGATTGCCAGTGGTGCACAGGCTGTACAGATCTTTGATACCTGGGGTGGCATCCTTAATACCCGTGATTATAAAGAGTTCTCCCTGCAGTATATGCAGAGGATTGTTTCACAGCTCACCCGTGAACATGACGGCCGTAAAGTGCCTGTAATCCTCTACTCCAAGGGTGGCATGGGCTGGTTGGAAGCGATGGCTGATACCGGTTGTGATGTGCTGGGTCTGGACTGGTCGATTGATATTGATGAGGCCAAAGCGCGTGTTGGTGATCGCGTGGCTCTGCAGGGTAATATGGATCCGACTATGTTATACGCTAAACCTGAGCGTATCCGTGCTGAGGTGAAGGATATTCTGGCCAAGTTCGGTCATGGTAATGGCCATGTCTTTAATCTTGGTCACGGCATCACTCCAGATGTGCCACCTGAGCACGCTATTGAGTTTTTCAAGGCTGTTCGCGAAGAGTCCGTTCAATATCATAAGTAA
- a CDS encoding thiazole synthase yields MSDDMFKVGSHEFRSRLIVGSGKYKDFQTTKDATEASDAEMITVAVRRVNITDPGKENLLDYIDPKKYTILPNTAGCFNADDAVRTLRLAREAGGWNLVKLEVLGDTQTLYPNVVETINAAETLVAEGFEVMVYTNDDPIVATRLEEIGCVAVMPLGNPIGSGRGLANPFNIRVIKERASVPIVVDAGIGTASDAAKSMELGADAVLINTAIAEAKDECLMAKAMRDAVRAGRQAYLAGRMPKRAFASASSPTEGYIWD; encoded by the coding sequence ATGTCTGATGATATGTTTAAAGTAGGTAGCCATGAGTTCAGATCGAGACTCATTGTAGGCTCTGGTAAATACAAAGATTTTCAGACCACCAAAGATGCTACCGAAGCATCAGATGCTGAGATGATTACTGTGGCTGTGCGTCGTGTGAATATTACTGACCCTGGCAAAGAGAATCTGCTCGATTATATCGATCCGAAAAAATATACCATTCTGCCTAATACAGCAGGCTGTTTTAATGCCGATGATGCGGTGCGCACCCTGCGTCTGGCTCGTGAAGCCGGTGGCTGGAACCTTGTGAAGCTGGAGGTGCTTGGCGATACACAGACGCTTTATCCCAATGTGGTTGAGACGATCAATGCCGCCGAGACGCTGGTTGCAGAGGGTTTTGAGGTGATGGTCTACACCAATGATGATCCGATTGTGGCAACACGGCTGGAGGAGATTGGTTGCGTGGCAGTGATGCCACTGGGTAATCCGATCGGTTCAGGACGTGGACTTGCTAATCCGTTCAATATTCGCGTCATCAAAGAGCGCGCATCGGTTCCGATTGTTGTCGATGCCGGCATTGGTACTGCTTCTGATGCTGCGAAATCGATGGAGCTGGGTGCAGATGCTGTACTGATTAATACTGCCATTGCAGAAGCCAAAGATGAGTGTCTGATGGCTAAAGCGATGCGCGATGCAGTCAGGGCAGGGCGTCAGGCCTATCTGGCCGGACGTATGCCAAAACGCGCCTTTGCCAGTGCTTCATCACCAACTGAAGGTTACATCTGGGATTAA
- the thiS gene encoding sulfur carrier protein ThiS, translated as MSDEITIHINGEDRIVQATTLSELVTEMGLEKRMIAIECNLEVVPRSQYESAALKNGDRIELVHMIGGG; from the coding sequence ATGTCTGACGAGATTACCATCCATATCAATGGCGAAGACCGGATAGTGCAGGCAACCACCCTGAGTGAACTGGTAACTGAAATGGGACTGGAGAAACGGATGATTGCCATTGAGTGTAATCTTGAGGTGGTTCCCAGAAGCCAGTATGAGAGCGCCGCTTTGAAAAATGGTGACCGCATTGAACTGGTTCACATGATCGGTGGCGGATAA
- a CDS encoding M48 family metallopeptidase, whose product MLTASASTPNTRQLKAKSAPVPGNWYGVAAGMHAAKEAIANSDLKSAEKILNELIAFAPSETSAWQLLARIQRKLGKIEAGIQSATRALKLQNARQVPQTPASSTLARLLWQQGEKEHAVKMLALLMMRQPEDPSLQTLKNDWERETDS is encoded by the coding sequence ATGCTAACAGCAAGCGCCAGCACACCCAATACCCGGCAGTTAAAAGCTAAGTCAGCCCCTGTGCCAGGCAACTGGTACGGTGTCGCAGCTGGCATGCATGCGGCAAAAGAGGCGATTGCCAACAGTGATCTAAAATCAGCTGAGAAGATTCTCAATGAATTGATCGCCTTTGCCCCTTCTGAAACATCTGCGTGGCAGCTTCTGGCTCGCATACAGAGAAAACTCGGCAAGATTGAAGCAGGCATACAGAGCGCTACCCGTGCACTTAAATTGCAGAATGCCCGCCAGGTGCCGCAAACACCCGCATCAAGCACACTGGCCAGACTGCTCTGGCAGCAAGGCGAAAAAGAGCATGCAGTTAAAATGCTTGCTCTGCTCATGATGCGTCAGCCCGAAGATCCTTCACTACAAACACTTAAGAACGATTGGGAGAGGGAGACCGACTCATGA
- the aroQ gene encoding type II 3-dehydroquinate dehydratase, translating into MRILVLHGPNLNLLGTREPGHYGHLTLADINQSLIELGDNLGIEISSFQSNHEGELVDRIHQAASDHIDGIVINPAAYTHTSIALRDAMLAINIPFIEVHLSNIHRREEFRHHSMLAAAATGIVAGFGATSYQLALRGLQDHLRQIKD; encoded by the coding sequence CTGCGCATTCTTGTTCTGCATGGACCAAACCTCAACCTTCTCGGCACACGTGAACCCGGCCACTATGGACATCTCACGCTTGCTGATATCAACCAGTCACTGATTGAGCTGGGTGACAACCTCGGAATCGAGATATCCAGCTTCCAGAGCAATCACGAAGGCGAGCTGGTTGATCGCATCCATCAGGCTGCCAGTGACCATATCGATGGTATTGTTATCAATCCGGCAGCCTACACCCACACCAGCATTGCGCTTCGTGATGCTATGCTGGCGATCAACATCCCGTTTATTGAAGTGCACCTATCTAATATTCACCGCCGTGAAGAGTTTCGTCATCACTCCATGCTGGCGGCTGCCGCCACAGGTATCGTGGCTGGCTTTGGTGCAACCTCATACCAGCTGGCCCTGCGCGGCCTGCAAGACCATTTGCGTCAGATAAAAGACTAA
- the accB gene encoding acetyl-CoA carboxylase biotin carboxyl carrier protein, which translates to MDISQIRKLIKLIQSTDVTEIEVTEGAETVRISRGSPVAAAPVYAAAPAAPVAAPVAPAAVAESPAESTANQVKSPMVGTFYSSPSPEADTFVAIGQKIKKGDTLCIIEAMKMMNEIESEYDGVVEAILADNATSVEYGQPIFVITPLG; encoded by the coding sequence TTGGATATTTCTCAAATTCGCAAACTTATTAAACTGATTCAGAGCACCGATGTTACAGAGATTGAAGTCACCGAAGGTGCTGAAACTGTACGCATCTCGCGTGGCTCCCCTGTGGCAGCAGCCCCGGTTTATGCTGCAGCTCCTGCCGCACCCGTTGCAGCCCCTGTTGCTCCAGCAGCCGTAGCTGAAAGCCCTGCCGAAAGCACGGCCAATCAGGTTAAATCACCAATGGTAGGCACCTTCTACTCATCCCCTAGCCCTGAAGCTGATACCTTTGTTGCCATCGGCCAGAAAATTAAAAAGGGTGATACCCTCTGCATCATTGAAGCGATGAAGATGATGAATGAGATCGAGTCGGAGTATGATGGTGTGGTTGAAGCCATTCTTGCCGATAATGCAACGTCAGTAGAATACGGCCAGCCGATTTTCGTTATCACACCACTGGGCTGA
- the accC gene encoding acetyl-CoA carboxylase biotin carboxylase subunit — translation MFHKILIANRGEIAVRIIRACKELGIRSVAVYSEADRDCMHTRLADESVCIGPASSALSYLNIAAIMAAAELTDAQAIHPGFGFLAENAEFADIVNESGLVWIGPTPESMRIMGDKVTAKKKMEIAGVPLVPGSDGAVNDIEEARAIAKKSGFPLIIKASAGGGGRGMKVVHSEASFSNAFSMCKAEAGAAFGDDTVFIEKFLVEPRHIEVQVLGDTHGNLVHLYERECSMQRNNQKVLEEAPSPSIDSETREKICAAGLAAAKAVNYVGAGTIEFLMNADNSFYFMEMNTRIQVEHPVTEWITGVDLIEWQIRVANGEELAFKQEDLKIKGHAIECRINAEHPFKFTPSPGTVELYHAPGGRSVRVDSHLYTGYKIPPHYDSMIGKIITHARDREKCIRRMQRAIDELVVLGVTTNQELHQRLLANPGFQKGEFNIHFLEKWLKQMSL, via the coding sequence ATGTTTCACAAAATTCTGATCGCCAACCGTGGCGAAATTGCCGTACGCATTATCCGTGCCTGTAAAGAGCTTGGGATCCGTTCGGTCGCCGTCTACTCTGAAGCAGATCGTGACTGCATGCATACAAGGCTCGCTGATGAGTCGGTCTGTATCGGGCCTGCATCAAGCGCCCTCTCCTACCTTAATATTGCGGCCATCATGGCAGCTGCTGAACTGACTGATGCGCAAGCCATTCATCCCGGTTTCGGCTTTCTGGCTGAAAATGCCGAATTTGCCGATATCGTTAACGAATCCGGCCTTGTCTGGATCGGCCCGACGCCTGAATCGATGCGTATCATGGGTGATAAAGTTACTGCCAAGAAGAAGATGGAGATCGCTGGAGTCCCTCTGGTCCCAGGTTCAGACGGTGCAGTAAACGACATTGAAGAAGCCAGAGCAATCGCCAAAAAGTCCGGTTTCCCACTGATTATCAAAGCATCTGCTGGCGGCGGTGGTCGTGGTATGAAGGTGGTGCACTCCGAGGCATCTTTTTCAAACGCTTTCTCCATGTGCAAAGCAGAAGCCGGTGCGGCATTTGGTGATGATACAGTCTTTATCGAAAAGTTCCTCGTCGAGCCGCGTCACATCGAGGTGCAGGTGCTCGGCGATACGCACGGTAATCTCGTTCACCTTTACGAGCGCGAATGTTCCATGCAGCGCAATAATCAGAAGGTACTTGAAGAGGCACCAAGCCCGTCAATAGATTCGGAAACACGTGAGAAGATCTGTGCCGCAGGTCTGGCTGCAGCCAAGGCAGTAAATTATGTCGGCGCAGGCACCATCGAATTCCTGATGAATGCGGATAACTCCTTCTATTTCATGGAGATGAACACCCGCATTCAGGTGGAACATCCGGTAACAGAATGGATCACCGGTGTTGATCTGATCGAGTGGCAGATCCGTGTAGCCAACGGTGAAGAGCTCGCCTTCAAACAGGAAGACCTCAAGATCAAGGGGCACGCGATTGAGTGCCGTATCAATGCGGAACACCCGTTCAAGTTCACCCCGTCACCGGGCACTGTGGAGCTCTATCATGCACCCGGCGGTCGCAGTGTACGTGTCGATTCACACCTCTATACAGGTTATAAAATCCCACCCCACTACGACTCGATGATCGGTAAAATCATCACCCATGCTCGTGATCGCGAAAAGTGTATCCGTCGTATGCAGCGGGCGATTGATGAACTGGTCGTTCTGGGAGTCACCACCAATCAGGAGCTGCATCAGCGTCTGCTGGCCAATCCCGGATTCCAGAAGGGTGAGTTCAATATTCACTTCCTGGAGAAGTGGCTGAAACAGATGAGTTTATGA